The genomic window GGAGGTCAGGAGCTGGAGCCGGATCTGGTAGTGGCCGAAGTTCGGAAAGCTGACAATTATCCGGCGGCCGATTCGCAGCAACTCGACCAGCAATTGGTCCGGGGTGTAGACCTGCTGCAGGGTCTGGCTGAGAATCACATAGTCAAAGCTGTTGTCCCTGAAGTCCTGGACCTCCTCGTTGATGTCGCCCTGCAGCACCGACAGGCCCCGGGCAATGCATTGGCTCACCCCGGCCTCGCTCCGTTCAATGCCGATCCCGGTCACCTGTTTGTTTTTCCGGAGATAATCCAGAAGGTCGCCCTCACCGCAGCCGAGATCAAGAACCCGGGCGCCGGGGGTGATCCAGGAGGCGATTATCTGGAGATCAAACCGCACGGCTTTCCTCCTCGGCCTCGCCGGCAACCTGACCGATAAAGCCGCTGATAAGTGAACTGAGCCGCGGGTTGGGCAGGAGAAAGGCGTCGTGCCCCCAGTCGGCCTCGATTTCGCAGAAGCTCACGTCCAGGTTGTTTTTTTTCATCGCCTTGACCATTTTTTTGGACTGGTAGGTGGGGTAGAGCCAGTCCGAGGTGAACGACACCACCAGGAACTTGGCCCTGGCCCTGGCAAAGGCCTCGGTCACCGACTGGGTACCGTTGCGCAGCCCCAGATCGAAATAGTCGGCCGCCTTGGTGATGTAGAGGAACGAATTGGCATCAAACCGTTCCACGAATTTATTCCCCTGATAGCGCAGATAACCCTCGACCTGGAAATCCACATCAAAATTAAAGGAGAAATCGTTTTTGTCCTGAAGCCGGCGGCCGAATTTTACCCGCATCGCCTCGTCGGAGAGATAGGTGATATGACCGATCATCCGCGCCACCGCCAGGCCGAGGTTCGGCTTTTCCCGGTCATAGTACTGACCGTTGTTCCAGTTGGGGTCGGCCATGATCGATTGACGGGCCACCTCGTTAAAGGCGATGGCCAGGGCCGAGTGGCGGGTGGTGGTGGCCAGGGGGATGGCGGAACGCACCATCTTGGGATAGCGGACCGCCCATTCCAGCACCTGCATTCCGCCGATGGAGCCGCCGATCACCGACAGTAACCGGTTGATACCGAGGTGATCGAGCAGGGCCTTCTGGGCTCGGACCATGTCGCCGATGGTGACCACCGGGAAATCAAGGCCGTAGGGACGGCCGGTTTCGGGATTGATGGAGGACGGTCCGGTGGAGCCCATGCAACTGCCGAGAATGTTGGAACAGATGATGAAATATCTGTCCGTATCAATGGCCTTGCCCGGTCCGACCATGATGTCCCACCAGCCCGGCTTGGGGTCCTCCTTGCCGTAGTAGCCGGCAACGTGGGAATCGCCTGACAGGGCGTGGAGGATGAGAATGGCGTTGCTCCCCGCATGGTTCAGGGAGCCCATGGTCTCATAGGCAATGGTTACCGGGCCAAGGCTGGAACCGCCCTCAAGCACCATTGCCTGTGGCGGATCGGCAAAGTGGAAGAATTTTTTCTCAACCAGCCCCACCGAGACCCCGGTGTCCTCATGGGTCGCATACTCGCTCATGGCTATAGCTTGCCCAGGGCCTGATCCAGGTCGGCGCAGATATCCTCGACCGCCTCGATTCCCACCGACAGCCTGACCAGGTCGGCAGTGATGGAGAGGCGTTGCCGGGTCGGTTCGTCAAAGGAGAGATACTGGGACGAATAGGGGTGCAGCACCAGGGTCTTGCAGTCGCCGAGGTTGGCCAGGTGGTAGATCATCTGCAGCTTATTGATAAAACTGAAACAACTCTCCTGGTCCTTGAGACCGAAAGCGAGTACCCCGCCAAAACCGCGGTTGTTGAACTGGGTGGCGCCGATGTCATGAAAAGGGCTGTCAACCAGGCCGGGATAATTGACCCAGGCCACCTCGGGCCGGTCCTTGAGATAGG from Desulfobacterales bacterium includes these protein-coding regions:
- the metW gene encoding methionine biosynthesis protein MetW: MRFDLQIIASWITPGARVLDLGCGEGDLLDYLRKNKQVTGIGIERSEAGVSQCIARGLSVLQGDINEEVQDFRDNSFDYVILSQTLQQVYTPDQLLVELLRIGRRIIVSFPNFGHYQIRLQLLTSGYTPKSKELPYNWYDTPNIRVLTIKDFKKFASEIGCTIFKEVAINTHHHEDRGNIIHRLPNLRATYGIFLLGQGKGP
- a CDS encoding homoserine O-acetyltransferase; translation: MSEYATHEDTGVSVGLVEKKFFHFADPPQAMVLEGGSSLGPVTIAYETMGSLNHAGSNAILILHALSGDSHVAGYYGKEDPKPGWWDIMVGPGKAIDTDRYFIICSNILGSCMGSTGPSSINPETGRPYGLDFPVVTIGDMVRAQKALLDHLGINRLLSVIGGSIGGMQVLEWAVRYPKMVRSAIPLATTTRHSALAIAFNEVARQSIMADPNWNNGQYYDREKPNLGLAVARMIGHITYLSDEAMRVKFGRRLQDKNDFSFNFDVDFQVEGYLRYQGNKFVERFDANSFLYITKAADYFDLGLRNGTQSVTEAFARARAKFLVVSFTSDWLYPTYQSKKMVKAMKKNNLDVSFCEIEADWGHDAFLLPNPRLSSLISGFIGQVAGEAEEESRAV